A region of Sulfurimonas sp. DNA encodes the following proteins:
- the purB gene encoding adenylosuccinate lyase has protein sequence MIDRYSREEMSKNWTQHARYAAWLEVEKAAVKAWAKLGKIPQDDADKIVKNATFSVERIEEIEAVTKHDLIAFNTSVSESLGDESRWFHYGMTSSDAVDTGVALQMRDSLTIIIDDVKMLMESIEKRAQEHKMTLMVGRSHGIHGEPITFGLTLAVWYDEVARHLKNLEETMEVISVGQISGAMGNFAHAPLELEELAMAELGLKPEPCSNQVVHRDRYARLATTLALLASSVEKFAVQVRHLQRTEVYEAEEFFAKGQKGSSAMPHKRNPILTENITGLARMIRAYAMPAMENVALWHERDISHSSTERFWLPDAFITMNFMLHRMNNVIANLTIFPKNMMKNLNLTGGLVFSQRVLLELPLQGVSREDAYRIVQRNAMKVWEEIQQGKATTDENGESLYLNHLLADEELRNSLSEKQIRDCFNYEYYTKNVDAIFNRVFK, from the coding sequence ATGATTGACAGATACTCAAGAGAAGAGATGAGTAAAAATTGGACGCAACATGCAAGATATGCCGCATGGCTAGAAGTTGAAAAAGCAGCTGTAAAAGCTTGGGCAAAACTTGGAAAGATTCCTCAGGATGACGCAGATAAAATCGTAAAGAATGCAACATTTTCTGTAGAGCGTATAGAAGAGATTGAAGCAGTTACCAAACATGACCTTATCGCATTTAACACAAGCGTTTCAGAATCACTTGGTGATGAGTCAAGATGGTTCCACTATGGTATGACATCTTCAGATGCAGTTGATACTGGTGTAGCATTACAAATGAGAGATTCTTTAACTATAATAATTGACGATGTTAAGATGCTAATGGAATCAATCGAAAAACGCGCACAAGAACATAAGATGACTTTAATGGTTGGTCGAAGTCATGGTATCCATGGTGAGCCAATTACATTTGGTCTTACTTTAGCAGTTTGGTACGATGAAGTAGCTCGTCACCTTAAAAACCTTGAAGAGACTATGGAAGTTATATCTGTAGGTCAAATATCAGGAGCTATGGGCAACTTTGCTCATGCACCACTTGAACTTGAAGAGTTGGCGATGGCAGAACTAGGTCTTAAGCCTGAACCATGCTCAAATCAAGTTGTTCACCGTGACAGATATGCTAGACTTGCGACAACTTTAGCACTGCTTGCTTCTTCAGTAGAGAAGTTTGCAGTTCAAGTAAGACACCTTCAAAGAACGGAAGTATATGAAGCTGAAGAGTTTTTTGCGAAAGGGCAAAAAGGTTCTTCAGCGATGCCACATAAGCGTAACCCAATCCTTACTGAAAATATTACAGGACTTGCTCGTATGATTAGAGCATATGCTATGCCTGCAATGGAAAATGTTGCTTTATGGCATGAAAGAGATATCTCACACTCTTCAACTGAGCGTTTCTGGTTACCAGATGCATTTATTACGATGAACTTTATGCTTCACCGTATGAACAATGTTATTGCCAACCTAACAATATTCCCAAAAAATATGATGAAAAACTTGAACCTTACTGGTGGACTTGTATTTTCTCAGCGTGTACTTTTAGAGCTTCCTCTTCAAGGTGTGTCTCGTGAGGATGCATATAGAATTGTTCAGCGTAATGCTATGAAAGTTTGGGAAGAGATTCAGCAAGGCAAAGCTACTACAGATGAAAATGGTGAGTCTTTATATCTAAACCATTTATTAGCAGATGAAGAATTAAGAAACTCATTAAGTGAAAAACAAATTCGTGATTGTTTTAACTACGAGTACTACACTAAAAATGTAGATGCGATTTTTAACAGAGTATTCAAATAA
- a CDS encoding DUF438 domain-containing protein has protein sequence MNHFADLADGHPCRVYLEENQLIRGLIASINSIDIQNDNKEFKEKFARLCRVEKHFARKENQLFPYLEQYGWTSPSQNMWAFHDDIRAIVKQARILADTDDIQALSMVLQNLFSNLEHIMQVEEQRLLPNAMQLIQEDDWKEMRDGDEEIGWMFDEAPALYPPHSADEYIHPSQDTKKRKLPFSLDGRIDLEQGHMLPEQINWLLKFMPVDITYVDENDFVVFYNRGEDRVFPRSAGIIGREVKFCHPPKSVDQVLMILREFKAGNRDEAEFWITFKGKFIHIRYFAIRNDEGEYKGVIEVSQDVTHIRSLEGQQRLLDWE, from the coding sequence ATGAATCACTTTGCAGATTTAGCAGACGGGCATCCGTGCCGTGTATATTTAGAAGAAAATCAACTTATTAGAGGCTTGATAGCAAGTATTAATTCTATCGATATACAAAATGACAATAAAGAATTTAAAGAAAAATTTGCTCGACTTTGTAGGGTTGAAAAACACTTTGCAAGAAAAGAAAACCAACTTTTCCCTTATTTAGAGCAGTATGGTTGGACATCGCCTTCACAAAATATGTGGGCATTTCATGATGATATTCGTGCTATTGTTAAACAAGCAAGAATCTTAGCAGATACAGATGATATACAAGCTCTAAGTATGGTTTTACAAAACCTTTTTTCAAACTTAGAGCATATTATGCAAGTTGAAGAACAAAGACTTTTACCAAACGCTATGCAACTTATACAAGAAGATGACTGGAAGGAGATGCGAGACGGAGATGAAGAGATTGGTTGGATGTTTGATGAAGCACCAGCACTCTACCCTCCTCATTCAGCAGATGAATATATTCATCCATCTCAAGATACAAAAAAAAGAAAACTTCCATTTTCGCTTGATGGGCGAATAGATTTAGAACAAGGTCATATGCTTCCAGAACAAATTAACTGGCTTTTAAAGTTTATGCCTGTTGATATTACTTATGTTGATGAAAATGACTTTGTTGTATTTTATAATCGTGGAGAAGATAGAGTCTTCCCAAGAAGTGCAGGAATTATTGGTCGTGAAGTTAAGTTTTGTCATCCTCCAAAATCAGTTGACCAAGTGTTGATGATTTTACGAGAGTTCAAAGCTGGAAACCGAGATGAAGCAGAGTTCTGGATTACCTTTAAAGGTAAGTTTATTCACATTCGTTACTTTGCTATCCGTAACGATGAAGGTGAGTATAAAGGTGTTATAGAAGTGAGTCAAGATGTTACACATATACGCAGTCTTGAAGGGCAACAAAGACTACTAGACTGGGAGTAA
- a CDS encoding RluA family pseudouridine synthase, with amino-acid sequence MPFVRKKMFAQEKKKAFLYLIKELDYTQKEAQRLIAKGRLFVNDIPMTRTAGEIEGEFEFIYFEPITRGLKPTKVEEEFVVFDKPSGVLIHPQNRRTPYSLIDELKYQFGRDSNIAHRIDQETSGLVLCARNKQSERDIKMIFEEREMKKKYLALVHGEVKEYLSIEEPLLRREDESAIVRMVVKVHKDGKASKTDVHPLKYFADKDMTLVECIPYTGRQHQIRVHLFHVKHSIVGDPIYGQKEENIIRFLDKELDAKKRIELSGASRLLLHANELEFELYDSMYHVQSKVDFDELCLNSTNECE; translated from the coding sequence TTGCCATTTGTACGCAAGAAAATGTTTGCACAAGAAAAAAAGAAAGCATTTTTGTATTTGATAAAAGAATTAGACTATACACAAAAAGAAGCACAGCGATTAATAGCAAAAGGTCGCCTATTTGTTAACGATATTCCAATGACAAGAACAGCTGGAGAAATAGAAGGAGAGTTTGAATTTATATATTTTGAGCCAATTACAAGAGGACTAAAACCAACAAAGGTCGAAGAAGAGTTTGTTGTATTTGATAAGCCAAGTGGAGTTTTAATCCATCCGCAAAATAGAAGAACACCCTACTCTTTAATAGATGAATTAAAATATCAATTTGGAAGAGATTCTAATATTGCCCATCGTATAGATCAAGAAACAAGCGGACTTGTTTTATGTGCTAGAAATAAACAGAGCGAGAGAGATATCAAGATGATTTTTGAAGAGAGAGAAATGAAAAAAAAATATCTTGCTCTTGTTCATGGAGAAGTAAAAGAATATTTATCAATTGAAGAACCACTGCTTAGAAGAGAAGATGAAAGTGCAATAGTTAGAATGGTAGTAAAAGTTCATAAAGATGGAAAAGCATCTAAGACTGATGTCCACCCTTTAAAATATTTTGCTGATAAAGACATGACTTTGGTTGAGTGTATTCCATATACAGGAAGACAGCACCAAATAAGAGTTCATTTGTTTCATGTGAAACATTCAATTGTAGGTGATCCAATTTATGGACAAAAAGAAGAAAATATAATTAGATTTTTAGATAAAGAGCTAGATGCTAAAAAAAGAATAGAACTTAGTGGAGCCTCAAGACTACTTCTTCATGCAAATGAATTGGAGTTCGAGCTGTATGATAGTATGTACCATGTGCAAAGTAAAGTAGATTTTGATGAACTTTGTCTTAATAGTACAAACGAATGTGAATAA
- the rlmN gene encoding 23S rRNA (adenine(2503)-C(2))-methyltransferase RlmN, with product MFVTNTKPSLLDFTKKELLTLIKPSFRVNQIFGWLYHQYAQDFNDMKNIPKALKEELAKKYIVNPLTIINKEESSDGTKKYLLQMQDGKTMEAVWLKMKDTQLDENGEVVAEAKYTICVSTQVGCKVGCSFCLTAKGGFTRDLTVGEIVAQVVTLKRHNNHKHNRKINIVYMGMGEPLDNLNNLAKAIEIFKEDDGLCIGGKRQTVSTSGLSNKIDQLGKMDLGVHIAISLHAVDDKLRSELIPMNKAHNISSIIQAVKRFPIDTRKRVMFEYLVIKGKNDDIGSAKKLIKLLSGIKAKVNLIYFNPYPGTTYDRPQKEDMVAFADYLIKHGLLCTIRDSKGIDISAACGQLKEQGELSIAQERVHLGGKTQKDIS from the coding sequence ATCTTCGTAACTAACACAAAACCTTCTCTTCTTGATTTTACAAAAAAAGAGCTACTAACTTTAATCAAACCTAGTTTTAGAGTAAATCAAATATTTGGTTGGTTATATCATCAGTATGCACAAGATTTTAATGATATGAAAAATATACCAAAAGCTTTAAAAGAAGAGTTAGCAAAAAAGTATATTGTAAATCCTCTCACAATTATAAATAAAGAAGAGTCTAGCGATGGAACTAAAAAGTATCTTTTACAGATGCAAGATGGAAAAACCATGGAAGCTGTTTGGCTTAAGATGAAAGATACTCAACTTGATGAAAATGGTGAAGTCGTAGCAGAAGCTAAATATACTATCTGTGTTTCAACACAAGTTGGTTGTAAAGTTGGCTGTTCGTTTTGTTTAACTGCAAAAGGTGGTTTTACTAGAGATTTAACCGTTGGAGAGATTGTAGCTCAAGTTGTAACTCTAAAAAGACACAATAACCACAAACATAACAGAAAAATAAATATAGTTTATATGGGGATGGGTGAACCACTAGACAACTTAAATAACCTTGCAAAAGCGATAGAAATTTTTAAAGAAGATGATGGTCTCTGTATAGGTGGAAAAAGACAAACTGTTTCAACAAGCGGACTTAGCAATAAGATAGACCAACTTGGGAAGATGGATTTAGGTGTTCACATAGCCATATCTCTTCATGCTGTTGACGATAAGCTTAGAAGCGAACTAATTCCTATGAATAAAGCACATAACATAAGTTCTATCATACAAGCAGTTAAACGCTTTCCAATAGACACAAGAAAACGGGTAATGTTTGAATACCTAGTTATTAAAGGCAAGAACGACGACATAGGCTCTGCTAAGAAGCTCATAAAGCTTTTAAGTGGTATAAAGGCCAAAGTAAACCTTATCTACTTCAATCCTTACCCAGGGACTACTTATGACAGACCACAGAAGGAAGATATGGTGGCTTTTGCGGACTACTTAATCAAGCATGGGCTTTTATGTACCATTAGAGACTCTAAGGGAATAGATATAAGTGCGGCTTGTGGTCAACTAAAAGAACAAGGTGAATTGAGCATTGCTCAAGAGAGAGTCCACCTGGGTGGAAAAACTCAAAAGGATATATCATGA
- a CDS encoding trypsin-like peptidase domain-containing protein has translation MKKLLLICLVAISLLQAKNSVEFKFAKKDFQRKNPTNQNYILSYNNILKDARTSVVSISTQRTIKSGGAYGNPFLRRENTMPQATMGSGVILTKDGYIVTNYHVVNGADKIKVSIAANKKEYEAKLIGTDAKSDIAIIKIDAKGLNAVTIYNSDKVKVGDIVFAIGNPFGVGETITQGIVSATQRSEVGIVEYEDFIQTDASINPGNSGGALINSAGHLIGINSAIISKTGNNVGIGLAISSNMVTSIATQLINKGKYTRAYLGVGISNVSEDMSSFYNNKFGALIISIETDTPAAKAGLKRGDLIISVDGKKIQSGNELKNIIGSYPPSQVVNIKFLRNKEIDIVNVKLGSLDKKVSSDSLDYKGLSVITLDSQLQKLLKINANINGGVLVKEVKEGSQAQRTGVIKDDIIIQIESYEINTIDDFKSATSSQKRKRIYIFRRGSIFAIVL, from the coding sequence GTGAAAAAGTTATTACTAATCTGTTTAGTTGCTATAAGTCTACTTCAAGCAAAAAATAGCGTTGAGTTTAAATTTGCAAAAAAAGATTTTCAAAGAAAAAACCCCACAAATCAGAACTATATACTTTCATATAATAATATTTTAAAAGATGCTAGAACAAGCGTTGTAAGTATATCAACCCAAAGAACAATAAAAAGTGGAGGAGCATACGGAAATCCCTTTTTAAGAAGAGAAAACACAATGCCTCAAGCTACAATGGGAAGTGGAGTTATCCTAACAAAAGATGGTTATATAGTTACCAATTACCATGTAGTAAATGGAGCAGATAAAATAAAAGTAAGTATAGCCGCAAATAAAAAAGAATATGAAGCAAAACTTATAGGTACAGATGCAAAAAGTGATATAGCAATTATAAAGATAGATGCTAAAGGCTTAAATGCTGTGACTATTTATAATTCAGATAAAGTAAAAGTTGGCGATATTGTGTTTGCTATAGGTAATCCTTTTGGTGTTGGAGAGACTATAACACAGGGGATTGTTTCTGCAACTCAAAGGAGTGAAGTTGGTATAGTTGAGTATGAAGATTTTATACAAACGGATGCATCTATAAACCCTGGAAATTCTGGTGGAGCTCTTATAAACTCTGCTGGTCACCTCATAGGAATCAACTCTGCAATTATTTCTAAAACTGGGAATAATGTGGGCATAGGTTTAGCAATAAGCTCAAACATGGTAACATCAATAGCGACTCAGCTAATAAATAAAGGAAAGTACACTCGTGCTTATTTGGGTGTTGGCATTTCTAATGTTAGTGAAGATATGAGTAGTTTTTATAACAACAAATTTGGAGCTCTTATTATAAGTATAGAAACCGATACTCCGGCTGCAAAAGCTGGTTTAAAAAGAGGTGACTTAATAATCTCTGTTGATGGGAAAAAAATTCAAAGTGGAAATGAACTTAAAAATATTATAGGTTCTTATCCACCATCACAAGTTGTAAATATAAAGTTTTTACGTAACAAAGAGATCGACATAGTAAATGTAAAACTAGGTTCTCTTGATAAAAAAGTATCGAGCGATAGTTTAGATTATAAAGGATTAAGTGTTATAACATTGGACTCACAGCTTCAAAAACTACTAAAAATAAATGCTAACATAAACGGAGGTGTTTTAGTTAAAGAGGTAAAAGAAGGAAGTCAAGCTCAAAGAACAGGTGTTATAAAAGATGATATTATTATTCAAATAGAAAGTTATGAAATCAATACTATTGATGATTTTAAGTCTGCTACTTCAAGTCAAAAGAGAAAAAGAATTTATATATTTAGAAGAGGAAGTATATTTGCGATAGTATTGTAA
- a CDS encoding ribonucleoside-diphosphate reductase subunit alpha, producing the protein MITIIKRNGRTEPLDISKIQKYTSAAIKGLSNVSQSELEVDAQILFRDGITSKEIQETLIKTAVDKIDIDSPNWTFVASRLFMFNLYHQVNGFSGYCSLEKYFKRGEKEGRLLQGLGDSYDLQRLDKHIKPDRDMLFNYLGVKTLYDRYIIKDQASCPIELPQHMFMAISMFLAQREDDKHEWAIKFYNMISQFEVMLATPTLSNARTTRHQLSSCYIGSTPDNIEGIFDSYQEMAMLSKFGGGIGWDWTGIRSMGSFIDGHKNAAGGTVPFLKITNDIAIAVDQLGTRKGAIAVYMEPWHIDINDFLDLKKNSGEERRRAHDLFPAMWLNDLFMQRVQEDAIWTLFDPYDVRELATLYGDEFNKRYIELEEDESIIKEKIKAKNLWKKILTSYFETGSPFLCFKDNANRANPNGHTGVIRSSNLCTEIFQNTKPNHYKIKLIFEDGESISYEEDEIVKVDSGIEKPARKVTALDSLGGQAIYVVEKEKINGDTAVCNLASVNLSRINTKEDINRIVPIAIRCLDNVIDLNFYPVEKVKRTNMKSRSIGLGVMGEAQMLAEQGITWGSQEHFDKVDEVMEAVSFNAISASCDLAKEKGSYPEFDGSHWSKGIMPMDHANAQVLNLVDRGGLFASSYEWDELRSKVKNQGMRNGYLMAIAPTSSISILTGTTQAIEPVFKRKWFEENLSGLIPVVAPKLSPETWAYYTPSYDLNQTLLIKAAAIRQKWIDQGQSLNIFISLDKASGKYLNEIYMLAWKLGLKSTYYLRSQSPEVANDVEDRSMECVGCQ; encoded by the coding sequence ATGATTACAATTATAAAAAGAAATGGTAGAACAGAACCACTTGATATTAGTAAGATTCAAAAATATACTTCTGCTGCAATTAAAGGCTTGTCTAATGTAAGCCAAAGTGAGCTTGAAGTAGATGCACAAATTTTATTTAGAGATGGAATAACATCTAAAGAGATTCAAGAAACTCTTATCAAAACTGCTGTTGATAAGATAGATATAGATTCTCCTAACTGGACTTTTGTGGCATCTAGACTTTTTATGTTTAACTTATACCATCAAGTAAATGGATTTTCAGGATACTGCTCACTTGAAAAGTATTTTAAAAGAGGCGAAAAGGAAGGTAGACTTCTTCAAGGTCTTGGCGATTCGTATGACCTCCAAAGATTGGACAAACACATCAAGCCTGATAGAGATATGCTTTTTAACTATCTTGGCGTTAAAACACTTTATGATAGATATATCATCAAAGATCAAGCTTCTTGCCCAATAGAGCTTCCGCAACACATGTTTATGGCTATATCTATGTTCTTAGCACAACGCGAAGATGATAAACACGAATGGGCTATCAAATTTTACAATATGATAAGTCAGTTTGAAGTTATGCTTGCAACTCCAACACTTTCAAACGCACGAACAACTAGACATCAACTTTCATCTTGCTATATAGGTTCTACTCCTGATAATATTGAAGGTATTTTTGATTCTTACCAAGAGATGGCTATGCTTTCTAAGTTTGGTGGAGGTATTGGTTGGGACTGGACTGGTATTCGTTCTATGGGTTCATTTATTGATGGACACAAAAATGCTGCTGGTGGAACTGTTCCCTTTTTAAAGATTACAAATGACATCGCTATCGCTGTTGACCAACTAGGAACTAGAAAGGGTGCAATCGCCGTCTATATGGAACCATGGCACATAGATATAAATGACTTTTTAGACCTAAAGAAAAACTCTGGTGAAGAGCGTCGTCGTGCGCATGACCTTTTTCCTGCAATGTGGTTAAATGATTTATTTATGCAACGCGTACAAGAAGATGCTATTTGGACTCTTTTTGATCCTTATGATGTTAGAGAACTAGCAACACTTTACGGAGATGAATTTAACAAACGCTATATAGAGTTAGAAGAAGATGAAAGCATTATAAAAGAGAAAATCAAAGCTAAAAACTTATGGAAAAAGATACTAACATCTTACTTTGAAACAGGATCTCCATTTTTATGTTTTAAAGATAATGCTAACAGAGCAAACCCAAATGGACACACTGGTGTTATACGAAGCTCAAACCTTTGTACCGAAATTTTTCAAAACACTAAACCAAACCATTATAAAATAAAGTTAATTTTCGAAGATGGAGAAAGCATCTCTTATGAAGAAGATGAGATTGTAAAAGTAGATAGTGGTATAGAAAAACCTGCGAGAAAAGTTACTGCACTTGACTCACTTGGTGGCCAAGCTATTTATGTTGTAGAAAAAGAAAAAATCAATGGAGATACTGCTGTATGTAACTTGGCATCTGTAAATCTTTCTCGTATAAATACCAAAGAAGACATAAACAGAATAGTTCCAATAGCAATTAGATGTTTGGATAATGTTATAGATTTAAATTTTTACCCAGTTGAAAAAGTAAAAAGAACTAACATGAAAAGTCGTTCGATTGGTCTTGGTGTTATGGGTGAAGCTCAGATGCTAGCAGAACAAGGTATAACATGGGGAAGTCAAGAACATTTCGACAAGGTAGATGAAGTTATGGAAGCTGTTAGTTTTAACGCTATCTCAGCTTCATGTGATTTAGCTAAAGAAAAAGGTAGTTATCCTGAGTTTGATGGTTCACATTGGAGTAAAGGCATTATGCCAATGGACCATGCTAATGCCCAAGTTTTAAACCTTGTTGATAGGGGTGGACTTTTTGCATCTAGCTATGAGTGGGATGAGTTACGCTCAAAGGTTAAAAATCAAGGTATGAGAAATGGTTATCTAATGGCTATTGCACCTACAAGTTCCATCTCAATTTTAACAGGAACTACTCAAGCTATTGAGCCTGTATTTAAAAGAAAGTGGTTTGAAGAAAACTTAAGCGGACTTATTCCAGTTGTTGCTCCTAAACTCTCTCCTGAAACTTGGGCTTACTACACTCCTTCTTATGATCTAAATCAGACTCTTTTAATAAAAGCAGCGGCAATTAGACAAAAGTGGATTGATCAAGGTCAAAGCTTAAATATCTTTATATCTCTTGATAAAGCAAGCGGTAAATACCTCAATGAAATCTATATGCTTGCTTGGAAGCTAGGACTTAAATCAACTTACTATCTTCGTTCTCAATCACCAGAAGTTGCGAATGATGTGGAAGATAGAAGTATGGAATGTGTAGGATGCCAATAG
- the ruvC gene encoding crossover junction endodeoxyribonuclease RuvC, with product MTILGIDPGTRNMGYALISLEKNKISLIEAGLIKMKAEDLQFQIPQMAEGLDLIFSKHKIDEVAMEDIFYAHNPATTIKLAQFRGAIMLKLLQVHGEFYEYTALQVKKALTGKAKAAKEQVAFMVKRLLNIKKEIKPLDISDAMAVAITHSQRVSIRKNKTG from the coding sequence ATGACAATACTTGGAATTGACCCAGGAACAAGAAATATGGGTTATGCACTTATATCTTTAGAAAAAAACAAAATTTCTCTTATTGAAGCGGGTCTTATAAAGATGAAAGCTGAAGATTTACAATTTCAAATTCCTCAAATGGCAGAAGGCTTGGATTTGATTTTTTCTAAACATAAAATAGATGAAGTTGCGATGGAAGATATATTTTATGCACATAATCCAGCAACGACTATAAAGTTAGCTCAATTTCGTGGAGCAATAATGTTAAAACTTTTACAAGTTCATGGAGAGTTTTATGAATATACAGCTTTGCAAGTAAAAAAAGCCCTTACAGGAAAAGCAAAAGCAGCAAAGGAACAAGTTGCTTTTATGGTTAAAAGACTTTTAAATATAAAAAAAGAGATAAAACCACTTGATATATCAGATGCTATGGCAGTAGCAATAACACACTCCCAAAGAGTTAGCATAAGAAAAAATAAAACAGGATAA
- a CDS encoding citrate synthase — MSKDTVTITNNRDNKSYEFPILDASVGPSVVNISTFYKETGMFTYDEGYTSTASCQSKITYIDGGAGKLMYRGYDIAYLAKEKTFLDTAYLLLHDDLPSEDELKAFEEEITKRSFVNEGVKKLFDSFPDKAHPMAILSAGVSALSTFYFDHLEIDDKDEYKEMSNRIVAKIPTLAAFSYRYSNGLPIIYPDMNKGFTENFLNMLRAYPHSYVDLKPIEIKALDTIFTLHADHEQNASTTAVRNLASTMAHPYAAISAGIGALWGRSHGGANESVIRQLEMIGTVDRVDEFIAKAKDKNDPFRLMGFGHRVYKSFDPRATVLKEIRNELMSELGISSELVAVAEKIEKIALCDEYFVKRGLYPNIDFYSGLILQALKIPKEMFAVIFVIGRTPGWIAQWSELSKQKTVKIARPRQLYTGPTEKTPEY; from the coding sequence ATGAGTAAGGACACAGTTACCATAACGAATAATAGAGATAATAAGAGTTATGAATTTCCAATATTAGACGCTAGTGTAGGACCATCAGTAGTTAATATTTCTACATTTTATAAAGAAACAGGAATGTTTACTTATGATGAAGGTTACACGTCTACAGCATCCTGTCAATCTAAGATAACATATATTGATGGCGGAGCTGGTAAGCTTATGTATCGAGGTTATGATATTGCATATTTAGCAAAAGAAAAAACATTTTTAGACACAGCTTACCTTCTTTTACACGATGATTTACCTTCCGAAGATGAATTAAAAGCTTTTGAAGAAGAAATTACAAAACGCTCTTTCGTTAATGAAGGAGTTAAAAAATTATTTGATTCTTTTCCAGACAAAGCGCACCCTATGGCTATTTTGTCTGCTGGTGTTTCTGCTCTTTCTACATTTTATTTTGACCATTTAGAAATAGACGATAAAGATGAATACAAAGAGATGTCAAATAGAATCGTTGCTAAAATTCCTACTTTAGCTGCTTTTTCATATAGATACTCAAATGGTTTACCAATAATTTATCCAGATATGAATAAAGGTTTTACTGAAAACTTCTTAAATATGCTTAGAGCTTATCCTCATAGTTATGTTGATTTAAAGCCTATCGAAATCAAAGCATTAGATACTATCTTTACTTTACATGCTGACCATGAGCAAAATGCCTCTACAACTGCTGTAAGAAACCTAGCATCTACTATGGCACATCCATACGCAGCTATTTCTGCTGGTATTGGTGCATTATGGGGAAGAAGTCATGGTGGAGCAAATGAGAGTGTTATTCGTCAACTAGAAATGATTGGTACTGTTGATAGGGTGGATGAGTTTATAGCAAAAGCTAAAGACAAAAACGATCCTTTTAGACTAATGGGCTTTGGTCACCGTGTTTATAAAAGCTTTGACCCTCGTGCAACAGTTCTTAAAGAGATTAGAAATGAGCTTATGTCTGAACTTGGAATTAGTAGTGAACTTGTTGCAGTGGCAGAAAAAATAGAAAAAATCGCTTTATGTGATGAATATTTTGTTAAACGCGGTCTTTATCCAAATATTGACTTCTATTCAGGTCTAATCCTTCAAGCACTTAAAATTCCAAAAGAGATGTTTGCGGTTATCTTCGTAATCGGTAGAACTCCAGGTTGGATTGCTCAGTGGAGTGAACTAAGTAAACAAAAAACTGTTAAAATTGCTCGTCCTCGTCAGTTATATACAGGACCAACAGAAAAAACACCAGAGTATTAA
- the fliW gene encoding flagellar assembly protein FliW produces the protein MNEKSNVSVYNIVVIQNPLENSTINFIAPIIVNNDNNKIAQAILNEKNHPNFGITESIKSFKKNE, from the coding sequence ATAAATGAAAAATCTAATGTTAGTGTTTACAATATTGTTGTTATTCAAAATCCTTTAGAAAATTCTACAATTAACTTTATTGCTCCTATAATAGTAAATAATGATAACAATAAAATTGCCCAAGCTATTTTAAATGAAAAAAATCATCCTAATTTTGGGATTACTGAAAGTATAAAATCATTTAAAAAAAATGAATAA